In a genomic window of Brassica rapa cultivar Chiifu-401-42 chromosome A10, CAAS_Brap_v3.01, whole genome shotgun sequence:
- the LOC117129299 gene encoding uncharacterized protein LOC117129299, with protein MEFLHCLLSDDLAYKKEKVKEKTWGEDVDVVYGITLGKKSNVWIGMEIHLKKKRITVYDCFQKESNSIDIPQVKKLAVLISNLLVESSGDEVDKVKMIPFEIEQAQGLPKTKHPFNCGIFLVKILECQSLKIGDMTKINDDNALELRRTLSCEIFNQFVDESFGK; from the exons ATGGAGTTCTTGCATTGCTTGCTCTCTGATGATTTGGcttacaagaaagaaaaggtCAAAG AGAAGACATGGggagaagatgttgatgttgtGTATGGGATTACTCTTGGAAAAAAAAGCAATGTCTGGATTGGGATGGAAattcatttgaagaagaaaagaatcacagtatatgattgttttcaaaaggaaagcaaCAGCATTGATATTCCTCAAGTGAAAAAGTTGGCAG TGTTGATTTCTAATCTGCTGGTGGAATCTTCTGGTGATGAGGTAGATAAAGTGAAGATGATTCCATTTGAGATTGAGCAGGCACAAGGTTTACCCAAGACAAAACATCCTTTCAACTGTGGGATATTTCTTGTCAAGATTCTGGAGTGCCAGTCATTGAAGATAGGAGACATGACAAAGATTAATGATGACAATGCATTGGAGCTAAGGAGAACCTTGTCTTGTGAGATCTTCAACCAATTTGTGGATGAGAGCTTTGGGAAATGA
- the LOC117128955 gene encoding uncharacterized protein LOC117128955, which produces MNETPSSPIAPKSIETPVYTPSQTQQIEREPSDDTPALDTQVFTPNLTKERETQTSTDETPPKTNQEEGKPDDEIVIESPAAQTQVLQKETLEMNETPSSPISPKSIEAQVFTPIQKQQTVTEETYEATQPLTEIISANNKKEDTHAVHHTPSSPLSSLIALVIEENKNALSETETATQYFSPSEGEHTQSSRKNQAEEYLKDTTEPTTELVSTDVSKTQPLTPQTQHLQTSEGDQSNETPSEQNQAEENLKDTTEPTTELVSTDVSKMPPITQQTEHLQTSAIDFSETNEVEVSRLLAHFQIGAEVEILSTDDEIWYPGKVVDLKLCEGLEELTVEYTTLFTDQHRLQKLQDTITADKIRPATPTSDQKSFEMMDKVEAFYNNGWSSGQISMVLGDNTYSVCLYTSMETILFKHSDLRIHREWKDGVWKMADKVKPDKKRKAAASSQNSGMDNVFLRRSERVPKRSRDTKTPFKSDRNPALTVIPEIIPAVDPFSTPAEHKLSRLQNWMTLKPGMHETSLSINDNKIRKSFFQSMENAKRTLRKSTLMEPLQC; this is translated from the exons ATGAATgagacaccttcttctccaatagCTCCAAAGAGTATTGAAACTCCCGTTTATACTCCAAGTCAGACTCAGCAG attgagagagagccATCGGATGACACGCCTGCCCTTGATACTCAAGTTTTTACTCCTAATCTGACaaaagag AGGGAAACACAAACCTCTACTGATGAAACGCcacccaaaactaatcaagaagaaggaaaaccagatgatgag attgtgatTGAGTCACCTGCTGCTCAGACTCAAGTTTTGCAAAAAGAAACACTGGAAATGAATgagacaccttcttctccaatatctccaaagagtattgaggctcaagtttttactccaattcagaaacagcag acGGTAACAGAGGAAACGTATGAGGCTACACAGCCATTGACTGAGATCATTTCAGCAAACAATAAAAAG GAGGATACACATGCTGTGCATCACACACCTTCCTCTCCATTGTCTTCACTAATTGCACTAGTtattgaagaaaataagaatgctttg AGTGAGACAGAAACTGCGACCCAATATTTTTCTCCAAGTGAAGGAGAGCATACACAATCAAGCAGAAAGAATCAAGCAGAAGAATATCTCAAGGATACTACAGAACCTActactgagctagtttccacaGATGTTTCGAAAACACAGCCTCTTACTCCGCAAACACAGCACCTTCAGACAAGTGAGGGAGATCAATCCAATGAGACACCATCAGAGCAGAATCAAGCAGAAGAAAATCTCAAGGATACTACAGAACCTActactgagctagtttccacaGATGTTTCGAAGATGCCGCCTATTACTCAGCAAACAGAGCATCTTCAGACAAGTGCTATAGATTTTTCAGAAACAAACGAG gTTGAAGTAAGCAGGCTTCTAGCTCACTTTCAAATAGGCGCAGAGGTTGAGATTTTGTCTACTGATGACGAAATATGGTATCCAGGAAAGGTTGTTGATCTTAAACTGTGTGAAGGACTAGAGGAGCTGACAGTTGAGTACACGACACTCTTCACAGACCAACATAGACTTCAGAAACTTCAGGATACTATCACGGCTGACAAAATACGTCCTGCAACACCAACTAGTGACCAAAAATCCTTTGAGATGATGGATAAGGTAGAAGCCTTCTACAACAATGGCTGGAGCAGCGGACAAATTAGCATGGTACTTGGTGATAACACATACTCGGTGTGTCTCTATActtctatggaaactattctatTCAAACATTCAGATTTGCGAATTCATAGAGAATGGAAAGATGGAGTCTGGAAGATGGCAGATAAG GTGAAGCCtgataagaaaaggaaagctgctgcctcatcacaaaattcaggaatggataatgttttcctaagaaggAGCGAGAGGGTGCCTAAACGATCTAGAGACACAAAAACTCCATTCAAGTCTGACAGAAATCCGGCTTTAACTGTAATACCTGAGATTATACCTGCAGTTGATCCGTTTTCAACTCCTGCGGAACATAAGCTTTCAAGGCTTCAAAATTGGATGACATTAAAGCCCGGCATGCATGAAAC GTCCCTATCAATCAATGATAATAAGATaaggaaatctttctttcaaAGCATGGAAAATGCAAAAAGGACCTTAAGAAAGAG CACATTGATGGAGCCTTTGCAATGCTAA
- the LOC117128958 gene encoding uncharacterized protein LOC117128958, whose amino-acid sequence MQDVEAFDNGAWCAGKVKVILFDGSCFVSLNNSKEQIYFHHSEMRKPRKWVDGVWEMTKKMEEEQTQSVNPSEGDGDKKGKAKAVACKKNEAAGPSEDGVGKMAKEMEVKQGKSVKPSQDDHAKKGKPHVGKKKKANAQPVDLLPFLQREEKRPIRPRNPSYTCNT is encoded by the exons ATGCAGGACGTGGAGGCGTTCGACAATGGTGCCTGGTGCGCTGGAAAAGTTAAAGTCATTTTGTTTGATGGCTCGTGTTTTGTCTCTTTGAACAATTCTAAAGAACAAATTTACTTCCACCATTCTGAGATGCGAAAACCAAGAAAATGGGTAGATGGTGTTTGGGAGATGacaaaaaag ATGGAAGAAGAGCAGACGCAGAGTGTGAATCCAAGTGAAGGAGATGGTGATAAAAag GGGAAGGCGAAGGCTGTCGCTTGTAAGAAAAATGAAGCAGCTGGTCCATCAGAAGATGGTGTTGGGAAAATGGCAAAAgag ATGGAAGTAAAGCAGGGTAAGAGTGTGAAACCAAGTCAAGACGATCATGCAAAAaag gggAAGCCACAtgttggtaagaagaagaaagcaaatgcTCAGCCAGTAGATTTGCTTCCTTTTCTACAGCGAGAAGAGAAGAGGCCAATACGACCTAGAAACCCCTCCTATACCTGTAACACCTGA
- the LOC117129301 gene encoding uncharacterized protein LOC117129301 gives MKFVVDLEKRHCTCNVFDIDKIPCIHAIAAAKHIKRDENRFVDASHLTETWAKAYAESIHPGGELSTSTYPENIDELSCPPPATKKKSGRPPTKRKRSVGEFGVPGSKSQSHKCSRCGTGGHNKITCQRPIG, from the coding sequence ATGAAGTTTGTTGTTGACTTGGAGAAGCGGCATTGCACATGTAATGTTTTCGACATTGACAAGATCCCCTGCATCCATGCCATCGCTGCTGCTAAGCATATCAAGAGAGATGAAAACCGTTTTGTTGATGCTTCTCACTTGACAGAAACGTGGGCTAAAGCTTATGCTGAAAGCATACATCCTGGTGGAGAGTTGTCAACGTCCACCTATCCAGAGAATATTGATGAACTGTCTTGCCCACCTCCAgctaccaaaaagaaaagtggACGCCCTCctacaaagagaaagagatccgTTGGCGAGTTTGGGGTTCCTGGATCTAAATCTCAGTCCCACAAGTGCAGCAGATGTGGCACAGGAGGGCACAACAAGATCACATGCCAGAGGCCTATAGGATGA
- the LOC117129298 gene encoding uncharacterized protein LOC117129298 encodes MGDPLPLRLALPELRYPIGSEPEKTISINQHSIVAYIKTVKEILGNDEFNRIRGTFLGPVIKLGERSLKLSAKIVHAVLTKSIKTVKRHEAWFHFGAQPMRFSIREFHMVTGLKCSGEAREPREETEKFKWDFLKGRTHTVKDVEKQLRNTREDASDERFCLAMLLLIESILLQKSLLDGGTTFTLDYVKIAQDMDVLMTYPWGRTAYNLLLKSLQRAVDKSLDKNNYDLQGFPMAFLIWILESVPLLQYAFSQVVPILSVQPSTPIFLCEKYLQIASPQLIDVLLIEIKDHLKVTCILPPISNDPEADVCMEDEANKDLDDMADLSKRGYKFKIRDWRNMSVDLYGANEEIRRASLLFGNGGMSQASTSYQEESLESKINRISEMVGDNLRIMNDRLCLIEKERKQIKERVTKLEKLQRVTSYETPNNETDTTPFHETASRQGEANADQADEQLNNEDTREPMNEITKETPGSPIAQQNIETPVLTPIQTQQETHELMNEIISPNISDTQPNTRARRNLLTEQNKDVESRVQNPFEIGANVEISSQDDNTCHKWYPGNVLATYLVDGVG; translated from the exons atgggAGATCCATTACCATTAAGACTAGCACTGCCTGAGCTGAGGTATCCGATTGGATCAGAGCCAGAGAAGACGATATCGATAAACCAACACTCGATAGTTGCTTATATCAAAACTGTTAAGGAAATTCTAGGAAATGATGAGTTCAACAGAATAAGAGGGACGTTTTTGGGACCGGTGATCAAGCTTGGAGAGAGGTCTTTGAAATTATCAGCTAAGATAGTGCACGCAGTTCTCACCAAAAGCATCAAGACAGTGAAGAGACACGAAGCATGGTTCCATTTTGGTGCTCAGCCAATGaggttctctataagagaattCCACATGGTGACTGGTTTGAAATGTAGTGGTGAAGCAAGAGAACCACGAGAGGAAACCGAGAAATTTAAGTGGGACTTCCTAAAAGGGCGTACTCATACAGTAAAGGACGTGGAGAAGcagctcagaaacacaagagaagatgcttctgatGAGAGATTCTGCCTTGCAATGCTCCTCCTGATTGAGAGCATACTACTACAGAAGAGCCTTCTCGACGGTGGCACAACTTTTACTTTGGATTATGTGAAAATAGCGCAGGATATGGATGTCTTGATGACATACCCATGGGGGAGAACAGCTTATAATTTGCTGTTAAAATCACTTCAGAGAGCTGTCGACAAAAGCCTCgacaaaaacaattatgattTGCAAGGGTTCCCTATGGCATTTCTTATATGGATACTTGAGTCAGTACCTTTGCTACAGTATGCATTCAGTCAAGTTGTTCCTATTCTGAGCGTTCAACCGTCTACCCCAATATTTTTGTGTGAGAAGTACCTTCAAATAGCTTCTCCACAGCTGATAGATGTTCTCCTAATTGAAATCAAAGATCAT CTTAAGGTCACATGCATCCTACCTCCTATTTCTAATGATCCAGAAGCTGATGTTTGCATGGAAGACGAAGCTAATAAAGATCTGGATGACATGGCCGATTTATCCAAGAGAggttataagtttaaaattagagATTGGCGAAACATGTCAGTAGACCTATACGGTGCTAATGAAGAAATAAGAAGAGCATCTTTACTGTTTGGGAATGGAGGGATGAGTCAAGCTTCTACTTCGTATCAGGAGGAGTCTTTGGAATCAAAGATCAACAGAATCAGCGAGATGGTGGGAGATAATTTAAGGATCATGAACGATCGTTTGTGTTTGATTGAAAAAGAGAGGAAACAGATTAAAGAACGTGTGACAAAACTAGAGAAACTACAAAGAGTTACTTCatatgaaactccaaacaatgag ACTGACACAACTCCATTTCATGAGACGGCTTCCAGACAAGGTGAAGccaatgcagatcaagcagatgaacaacttaacaatgag GATACACGAGAGCCTATGAATGAGATCACGAAAGAGACACCTGGTTCTCCAATAGCTCAACAGAATATTGAGACTCCAGTCCTTACTCCAATTCAGACGCAGCAG GAGACTCACGAGCTTATGAATGAGATCATTTCACCAAACATTTCCGACACACAGCCAAATACCCGAGCTCGCAGAAATCTTTTAACAGAGCAAAATAAG GATGTAGAAAGCAGAGTTCAAAATCCCTTTGAGATCGGAGCAAATGTGGAGATTTCATCACAAGATGACAATACTTGTCATAAATGGTATCCAGGAAATGTGTTGGCAACATATTTGGTTGATGGGGTTGGTTGA
- the LOC117129300 gene encoding uncharacterized protein LOC117129300 encodes MKLSERGLKLSAKIVYAILTRSIVSVKENEAWFHFGAQPMRFSIREFHMMTGLKCSGALEGPRRETERFNWELLKGRSHKLSDVVDQLRNTREDASEERVCLAMLILVESILLRKSKGGSFPLEYAKNAQDMTYPWGKEAYIVLLKSIQNAVANHLENKSKFELQAEGPLHTTFYHDPEDDISIEDKYSDELETVKDVTKKGYKITADDWENRCVDTFDTLDALIQMMANKETGQASTPIDEDSVNEKVNRIITVMEENLKSMKDRMSLLEEENIHLRARVSELEGNNNVFPTNVTQKRSSGTPLSPMSHTQPSSETPLSPMSQQPNLTHEETMIESAASPKSQQNEVYAQKSLRKYLEILVQNPECLPDFCRITRNHRVRRLYLQCLNILI; translated from the exons ATGAAGCTCAGTGAGAGAGGATTGAAGTTATCAGCAAAGATAGTCTACGCCATTCTCACTAGAAGCATCGTTTCTGTCAAGGAGAATGAAGCCTGGTTCCATTTCGGTGCGCAGCCAATGaggttctctataagagaattTCATATGATGACAGGCTTGAAATGTAGTGGTGCATTAGAAGGACCACGAAGGGAAACCGAGAGATTTAATTGGGAATTGCTAAAGGGGCGTAGTCATAAGTTAAGTGACGTGGTGGACcagctcagaaacacaagagaagatgcttctgaGGAGAGAGTATGCCTCGCAATGCTCATCCTGGTAGAGAGCATATTATTGCGGAAGAGCAAAGGAGGGAGTTTTCCTTTGGAATATGCGAAAAATGCACAGGATATGACATATCCATGGGGAAAAGAGGCTTACATTGTGCTCCTGAAGTCAATTCAAAACGCTGTCGCGAATCATTTGGAGAATAAATCCAAATTTGAGTTGCAAG CTGAAGGTCCATTGCATACTACCTTCTATCATGATCCAGAAGATGATATCTCCATTGAAGACAAATATAGTGACGAGTTGGAAACAGTGAAAGATGTAACAAAGAAAGGGTACAAGATTACAGCCGATGACTGGGAAAATAGGTGTGTAGACACATTTGACACATTGGATGCTCTTATTCAAATGATGGCAAATAAGGAGACTGGCCAAGCTTCTACTCCGATTGATGAGGATTCAGTAAATGAAAAAGTGAACAGGATCATCACGGTAATGGAGGAGAATCTGAAGAGCATGAAGGATCGAATGTCATTactggaagaagaaaacatacatCTTAGAGCTCGTGTGTCAGAGTTGGAAGGAAACAACAATGTTTTTCCCACTAACGTGACACAAAAG CGATCCAGTGggacacctttatctccaatgtctcacacgcaaccatcgagtgagacacctttatctccaatgtctcaacagcctaatttgacacatgag gagACAATGATTGAATCAGCTGCATCTCCAAAGTCTCAACAAAATGAGGTATATGCTCAAAAaagtttaagaaaatatttggaaattcttGTACAAAATCCTGAATGCCttcctgatttttgcaggattacacgcaaccatcgagtgagacgcctttatctccaatgtctcaacatcctaatttga